In Aphelocoma coerulescens isolate FSJ_1873_10779 chromosome 13, UR_Acoe_1.0, whole genome shotgun sequence, the following are encoded in one genomic region:
- the TLX3 gene encoding T-cell leukemia homeobox protein 3, producing MDPPRMDPPGPAQGQHQHEPISFGIDQILNSPEQDSAPPPPPRGPDGATFLGGPGGRGGAPYPALPAPFPAIAAPFEDSGSYSVNLSLAPAGVIRVPAHRPIPGAVPPPISSAIPAMPAVPSLGSLNFPWMESSRRFVKDRFTAAAALTPFTVTRRIGHPYQNRTPPKRKKPRTSFSRVQICELEKRFHRQKYLASAERAALAKSLKMTDAQVKTWFQNRRTKWRRQTAEEREAERQQASRLMLQLQHDAFQKSLNESIQPDPLCLHNSSLFALQNLQPWEEESAKIPPVTSLV from the exons ATGGACCCGCCGAGGATGGACCCGCCAGGGCCGGCGCAGGGCCAGCACCAGCACGAGCCCATCAGCTTCGGCATCGACCAGATCCTCAACAGCCCCGAGCAGGACAGCgctcccccgccgcccccccggggccccgACGGCGCGACCTTCCTgggcggccccggcggccgcggcggcgcGCCCTACCCGGCCCTGCCGGCCCCCTTCCCGGCCATCGCCGCGCCCTTCGAGGACTCGGGATCGTACAGTGTGAACCTCAGCCTGGCCCCGGCCGGCGTGATCCGGGTGCCGGCGCACAGGCCCATCCCCGGGGCCGTGCCGCCGCCCATCTCCAGCGCCATCCCGGCCATGCCCGCCGTGCCCAGTCTGGGCAGCCTCAACTTCCCCTGGATGGAGAGCAGCCGGCGCTTCGTCAAGGACAGGTTCACAG cggcggcggcgctgaCGCCCTTCACGGTGACACGGCGCATCGGGCATCCCTACCAGAACCGGACTCCGCCGAAGCGCAAGAAACCGCGGACATCCTTCTCCCGGGTGCAGATCTGCGAGCTGGAGAAGCGCTTCCATCGGCAGAAGTACCTGGCCTCGGCCGAGCGTGCTGCCCTCGCCAAGTCCCTCAAGATGACGGACGCCCAGGTGAAGACCTGGTTCCAGAACCGGCGCACCAAGTGGCG gcggcagacggcggaggagcGGGAGGCCGAGCGGCAGCAGGCGAGCCGGCtgatgctgcagctgcagcacgaCGCCTTCCAGAAGTCGCTGAACGAGTCGATCCAGCCCGACCCGCTGTGCCTGCACAACTCGTCGCTGTTCGCGCTgcagaacctgcagccctgggaggaGGAGAGCGCCAAGATCCCCCCGGTCACCTCCCTCGTCTGA